AGATGCTCCAGCCCGTTCCGTCCCGTCACGCAGACCTGAACGCCGCCGAACAGGCAGGCCGCGATGTTGTCCGGGTGCCCCTCAAGCTCCGTCCCGATCTCGAAGAGCCGCTCCGGGCTGAACGGCTCACCCAGGAGCCGGTTCGCCAGCAGCAGGCCGCAGGCACGGGCCGCGCTGCTGCTGCCAAGCCCGCGCGAGGGCGGAATGACGTTGTGGCAGCGCATCCGAAGCGGCGGGGGCGGCGTCCCGTGGCGGGCGTAGACCACCGAGAGCGCGCGGTAGACCTCGTTGGAGGCGTCCCCGGGCAGGAGCGCCGCGCCCTCCCCGACGACCTCGACGCTCACGCCGTCCGCGGCGGGCCAGGCCTCCACGACGTTCGCCACGTCGAGCGCAAGGCTCAGGCAGTCATAGCCGGGTCCGAGGTTCGCACTGGTAGCAGGCGCACGTACAGTCAGCACGGATGGGGATTATGGGGGCTGCGCGGCCCCCGTGCCCACGCCCGGCTGCGCTACCGAGGAATGAACGACGCCTGGGTCTGGACCGTCTCGCCCTCAACCTGGGCGATCACGTCCACGTTGACCTGGTGCCCGGCCGTCGCATCGCCAACGTTGAAGGTGATCGTCGCCTCGCCCTGGTCGTTCGTCGGGACGGAGCCGTCACCGGCCGGGAACCGCTCGTCCACCGTCCGGTAGTGCGCCACCAGGTAGACGGGCACATTCGGAAGCGGTCGGTTGTCGCGGGTCAGGCGCAGGATCACGCTGATCTCGGAGCGACGCGGCGGGGCCGGATTGCTCACGCGGGCCGACGACCGCACTGGCCCCGCTGCCGGGGCGGCGGCTGGCGGCGGGGCCGCTGCCGCCGTCGGCGAGGGGATTGCCACCTGCGGCACCAGCACCTGACGTGGGGTCGGCGACGGCTGCGCGAGCACCGGTGCGACGGTTGGCTCGGGGGCGGTGCGCGGCTTGACCGGCAGGCCCAGCGCCGCACCAGCGTCCTGCAAGCTGCCCAGGTTGACCCACGCCCCGTTCCCGAGGACGGTGTAGCCGGCGTACAGCGCCACGGCCACCACCCCGATGATCGCGATCACTTCCAACAGGCCGCGCGGAGCACGCGGCGCGCGCCAGGGCGCAGCCGAGCGGGTGGCGTGCGTACGCATCGTGGCGGAGGACGCGGCAGCAGCCGGCGTCGCATCCGAGACGACCTCCTGGCGGGCGGCCTGCTGGTAGTAGGAGAGCCGCGCGCGCTGACGATCGTAGTCGGCGCGACGGTCCGGCTTGCCGAGGATCTCGTAGGCGGCGTTCACCTCAGCCAGTTGCCGGGCGGCGCGCCCCGGACGC
This is a stretch of genomic DNA from Chloroflexota bacterium. It encodes these proteins:
- the thrB gene encoding homoserine kinase, producing the protein MLTVRAPATSANLGPGYDCLSLALDVANVVEAWPAADGVSVEVVGEGAALLPGDASNEVYRALSVVYARHGTPPPPLRMRCHNVIPPSRGLGSSSAARACGLLLANRLLGEPFSPERLFEIGTELEGHPDNIAACLFGGVQVCVTGRNGLEHLQVPVAFPLATTVYIPDFPMDTHRARGLLPTDVPVPTAVFNISRSSLFVGALATGRTDLLRTATEDAIHQPPRSTIFPALPILIAAALDAGAYGAFLSGAGSSVMALVAPDAAETIGAAMAAAARQANVPGRLLQAAISTSGAHIEGSPPNSQ
- a CDS encoding J domain-containing protein — encoded protein: MAGFFSRKSKNGVSTPAEPAAVSPDAQSLYEPIPTASSLIDEPPDSIAGIPDLYGVLGVDPRSSDDVIRYAYRKKAAKLLDARWRPGRAARQLAEVNAAYEILGKPDRRADYDRQRARLSYYQQAARQEVVSDATPAAAASSATMRTHATRSAAPWRAPRAPRGLLEVIAIIGVVAVALYAGYTVLGNGAWVNLGSLQDAGAALGLPVKPRTAPEPTVAPVLAQPSPTPRQVLVPQVAIPSPTAAAAPPPAAAPAAGPVRSSARVSNPAPPRRSEISVILRLTRDNRPLPNVPVYLVAHYRTVDERFPAGDGSVPTNDQGEATITFNVGDATAGHQVNVDVIAQVEGETVQTQASFIPR